One Cyclopterus lumpus isolate fCycLum1 chromosome 7, fCycLum1.pri, whole genome shotgun sequence DNA window includes the following coding sequences:
- the LOC117733742 gene encoding protein kinase C-binding protein 1-like isoform X2, which translates to MGERGEGSKLWPPFSVTREPCSSLTGVESKGIDLAEEEIKTESDVVEGMEASVRSKVPDPPGSAERTAAPQKRKVSSPTHSSNGHSPSDTSPSPVKRKKKPGAVNCHSKDQDGRNDFYCWLCHREGQVLCCELCPRVYHAKCLKLPAEPEGDWFCPECEKITVAECIETQSKAMTMLTIDQLSYLLKFALQKIKQPGTEPFQKPVALEQHPDYAEYIFHPMDLSTLEKNIKKKMYGCTEAFLADMKWILHNCIIYNGGNHKLTATAKVIVKICEHEMNEIEVCPECYLSSCQKRDNWFCEPCSQPHPLVWAKLKGFPFWPAKALRDKDGQVDARFFGQHDRAWVPINNCYLMSKEIPFSVKKTKSIFNSAMQEMEVYVENIRKKFGVFNYAPFRTPFTPNNQLQMLLDPSNPSAGTVKTEKLDKLRFNFDITASPKMVLGKSSTPSGMSRRVSLTDMPRSPMSTNSSIHTGSDGEQDMEKPGRNPAFHYSTGEESMDCTASPVSGKMGSSGNAAGSPKPFNPGLVPKQERTAGTGGILNLNLDRVKAEMDLKELSETVQQQQQQHQQQQGASASLPTPKRHIRSLDKTIESCKAQLGIDEISEDVYKGVDHSDSDDSEKSDSSDSEYLSDEEHKPKSSVQDDQDKADRKRPKANADGENKEGVPGKADKPTPELLQGASGPERGLQDKPRTPQLQPLADKPKAQDEGRAAAAAAAAATSAAEQDSDSERELVIDLGDEHGGRDSKRARREPPGASAAKTLKEPGVAKLEGKLPSSAAAAAPSRESAPNLKDTLQPAITAAINLVSTAASGQPSGTTATGGSTSSAPSPASVSATSPIPAAVKKQRPLLPKETAQAVQRAVVWNPTKFQTSSQKWHMQKVQRQQQHGDQSPVETPAQSPGPQQLQSQQQNSSSTRYQTRQAAKVQKDVPQSTSSSTAAQVTSGSSSSGDVQIPTGSAEVAADITKYTNKIMDTIKGTMTEIYNDLSKNTSGNTIAEIRRLRIEIEKLQWLHQQELSEMKHNLELTIAEMRQSLEQERERLVAEVKKQTEVEKQQAVDETKKKQWCANCRKEAIFYCCWNTSYCDYPCQQAHWPEHMKSCTQSATASSQQEPEADSNASPSVKSSSPSLAKQIPTPAAGPLSDKSNSPTCIDKSKDGAGVTVVT; encoded by the exons TCTGGCTGAGGAGGAGATAAAAACGGAGTCTGATGTGGTAGAGGGGATGGAGGCGTCTGTACGATCCAAAG TCCCTGATCCACCGGGGTCAGCGGAACGAACCGCGGCACCACAGAAGAGAAAGGTGTCCAGTCCCACCCACTCCTCCAACGGACACTCTCCCTCGGACACCTCCCCCAGCCCCGTCAAGAGAAAGAAGAAGCCCGGGGCCGTCAACTGTCACAGCAAAGACCAG GACGGAAGGAATGACTTCTACTGCTGGCTGTGCCACCGCGAGGGCCAGGTGCTCTGCTGTGAGCTCTGCCCCAGGGTGTACCACGCCAAGTGCCTCAAACTACCAGCCGAGCCCGAGGGCGACTGGTTCTGTCCAGAGTGTGAG AAAATAACTGTCGCTGAATGCATCGAAACCCAGAGCAAGGCAATGACAATGCTGACAATAGACCAACTCTCCTACTTGCTCAAATTTGCACTTCAAAAGATTAAACAGCCTGGG ACTGAGCCTTTTCAGAAACCTGTGGCTCTGGAACAGCACCCGGATTATGCAGAGTACATTTTCCACCCCATGGACCTGTCTACTTTAGAAAAG AatatcaaaaagaaaatgtatggcTGCACTGAGGCCTTTCTTGCTGACATGAAATGGATCTTACACAATTGCATCATCTACAATGGAG gtaaTCACAAATTAACAGCGACGGCAAAAGTCATCGTCAAGATTTGCGAACATGAG atGAATGAGATTGAGGTGTGTCCAGAGTGCTACCTGTCTTCATGCCAAAAAAGGGACAACTGGTTTTGTGAGCCATGT AGTCAACCCCACCCTCTGGTCTGGGCTAAGCTAAAGGGCTTTCCCTTCTGGCCAGCAAAAGCACTTCGGGACAAGGACGGACAGGTAGACGCACGCTTCTTTGGGCAACATGACAG GGCCTGGGTCCCTATCAACAACTGCTACCTCATGTCCAAAGAGATCCCTTTCTCCgtgaagaagacaaagagcATTTTCAACAGCGCCATGCAAGAGATGGAGGTTTACGTGGAGAACATTCGCAAGAAATTTGGGGTATTCAACTATGCACCGTTCCGCACTCCCTTCACGCCCAACAACCAGCTCCAGATGCTACTGGACCCCTCCAACCCCAGTGCCGGGACCGTGAAAACGGAGAAACTGGATAAACTTCGCTTCAACTTCGATATAACCGCGTCTCCGAAGATGGTCCTCGGCAAGAGTTCCACGCCCAGTGGCATGAGTCGGAGGGTCTCGTTGACGGACATGCCTCGGTCTCCCATGAGCACCAACTCCTCGATTCACACGGGGTCCGATGGGGAGCAGGATATGGAAAAGCCCGGCAGGAATCCTGCCTTCCACTACAGCACTGGAGAGGAATCGATGGACTGCACTG CATCTCCAGTCTCCGGGAAGATGGGTTCTTCAGGCAACGCGGCAGGCAGCCCGAAGCCCTTCAACCCCGGACTGGTCCCCAAGCAGGAGAGGACCGCAGGCACAGGCGGCATCCTCAATCTCAACCTGG ATCGGGTGAAGGCTGAGATGGATCTGAAGGAGCTGAGTGAGACcgtgcaacaacaacagcagcaacatcagCAACAACAAGGAGCGTCGGCTTCCCTTCCCACCCCAAAGAGACACATCAGGAGCCTGGACAAGACGATTGAGAGCTGCAAGGCACAGCTCG GGATAGACGAGATCTCTGAAGACGTGTACAAAGGTGTGGATCACAGCGACTCTGACGACTCTGAGAAATCGGACTCGAGTGACAGCGAGTATCTCAGCGACGAGGAACACAAGCCAAAGAGCTCCGTCCAGGACGACCAGGACAAAGCGGATAGAAAAAGGCCCAAAGCGAACGCGGATGGAGAGAATAAGGAGGGAGTTCCAGGGAAAGCGGATAAACCCACCCCTGAACTTCTGCAGGGCGCCAGCGGCCCTGAAAGGGGCCTCCAGGACAAGCCCAGGACGCCCCAGTTGCAGCCCCTCGCTGACAAACCCAAAGCCCAAGATGAGGGCAGGgcagcagccgccgccgccgctgctgccaCATCGGCGGCTGAGCAGGACTCTGATTCTGAAAGAGAGCTGGTGATCGACCTGGGCGACGAACATGGAGGCCGTGACTCAAAGAGGGCGAGAAGAGAACCGCCGGGAGCTTCCGCGGCGAAAACTCTCAAAGAGCCCGGTGTTGCCAAGCTGGAAG GTAAACTGccttcctctgcagcagcagctgctccatCACGTGAATCCGCCCCTAACCTGAAGGACACTTTGCAACCCGCCATCACAGCAGCCATCAACCTTGTTTCCACCGCAGCTTCCGGCCAGCCCAGTGGCACCACAGCCACCGGCGGATCCACCAGCAGCGCACCCTCTCCCGCCTCGGTCTCCGCAACATCCCCAATCCCCGCGGCTGTAAAGAAACAGCGCCCTCTACTGCCCAAAGAGACGGCTCAGGCCGTGCAGCGGGCGGTGGTTTGGAATCCAACCAAATTTCAGACCTCCTCCCAGAAGTGGCACATGCAGAAGgtgcagcggcagcagcagcatggagATCAGTCACCAGTGGAGACGCCGGCCCAGAGTCCGGGGCCTCAGCAGCTGCAGTCCCAACAGCAGAACTCCTCCAGTACCCGCTATCAGACCAGACAAGCTGCCAAGG TGCAAAAGGACGTGCCTCAGAGTACTTCCTCCTCAACAGCTGCCCAGGTCACATCTGGCAGCTCCTCGTCAGGAGACGTGCAGATCCCCACAGGCTCAGCAGAGGTGGCTGCGGATATCACCAAGTACACAAATAAA ATTATGGACACGATAAAAGGGACAATGACTGAAATCTACAACGATCTTTCAAAAAACACATCAGGAAACACAATTGCGGAG ATTCGCCGGCTAAGGATAGAGATTGAGAAGCTCCAGTGGCTGCATCAACAAGAGTTATCGGAGATGAAGCACAATCTTG AACTGACGATTGCAGAGATGAGGCAGAGCCTGGAGCAGGAAAGGGAACGCTTGGTGGCCGAGGTGAAAAAGCAGACGGAGGTGGAAAAGCAGCAGGCGGTGGACGAGACCAAAAAGAAACAGTGGTGCGCTAATTGCAGGAAGGAGGCCATCTTCTATTGCTGCTGGAATACCAGTTACTGTGATTACCCCTGCCAGCAAGCCCACTGGCCAGAACACATGAAGTCCTGCACACAGTCAG CCACAGCTTCTTCGCAGCAGGAGCCAGAAGCGGATTCCAACGCGAGCCCTTCAGTCAAGTCATCGAGCCCCTCTCTCGCCAAGCAGATCCCGACCCCTGCAGCGGGACCCTTATCAGACAAAAGCAACTCTCCCACGTGCATTGACAAGAGCAAGGACGGTGCTGGCGTTACCGTGGTGACCTAA
- the LOC117733742 gene encoding protein kinase C-binding protein 1-like isoform X6, which translates to MEASVRSKVPDPPGSAERTAAPQKRKVSSPTHSSNGHSPSDTSPSPVKRKKKPGAVNCHSKDQSELRHGPFYYMKQPALTTDPVDVVPQDGRNDFYCWLCHREGQVLCCELCPRVYHAKCLKLPAEPEGDWFCPECEKITVAECIETQSKAMTMLTIDQLSYLLKFALQKIKQPGTEPFQKPVALEQHPDYAEYIFHPMDLSTLEKNIKKKMYGCTEAFLADMKWILHNCIIYNGGNHKLTATAKVIVKICEHEMNEIEVCPECYLSSCQKRDNWFCEPCSQPHPLVWAKLKGFPFWPAKALRDKDGQVDARFFGQHDRAWVPINNCYLMSKEIPFSVKKTKSIFNSAMQEMEVYVENIRKKFGVFNYAPFRTPFTPNNQLQMLLDPSNPSAGTVKTEKLDKLRFNFDITASPKMVLGKSSTPSGMSRRVSLTDMPRSPMSTNSSIHTGSDGEQDMEKPGRNPAFHYSTGEESMDCTASPVSGKMGSSGNAAGSPKPFNPGLVPKQERTAGTGGILNLNLDRVKAEMDLKELSETVQQQQQQHQQQQGASASLPTPKRHIRSLDKTIESCKAQLGIDEISEDVYKGVDHSDSDDSEKSDSSDSEYLSDEEHKPKSSVQDDQDKADRKRPKANADGENKEGVPGKADKPTPELLQGASGPERGLQDKPRTPQLQPLADKPKAQDEGRAAAAAAAAATSAAEQDSDSERELVIDLGDEHGGRDSKRARREPPGASAAKTLKEPGVAKLEGKLPSSAAAAAPSRESAPNLKDTLQPAITAAINLVSTAASGQPSGTTATGGSTSSAPSPASVSATSPIPAAVKKQRPLLPKETAQAVQRAVVWNPTKFQTSSQKWHMQKVQRQQQHGDQSPVETPAQSPGPQQLQSQQQNSSSTRYQTRQAAKVQKDVPQSTSSSTAAQVTSGSSSSGDVQIPTGSAEVAADITKYTNKIMDTIKGTMTEIYNDLSKNTSGNTIAEIRRLRIEIEKLQWLHQQELSEMKHNLELTIAEMRQSLEQERERLVAEVKKQTEVEKQQAVDETKKKQWCANCRKEAIFYCCWNTSYCDYPCQQAHWPEHMKSCTQSATASSQQEPEADSNASPSVKSSSPSLAKQIPTPAAGPLSDKSNSPTCIDKSKDGAGVTVVT; encoded by the exons ATGGAGGCGTCTGTACGATCCAAAG TCCCTGATCCACCGGGGTCAGCGGAACGAACCGCGGCACCACAGAAGAGAAAGGTGTCCAGTCCCACCCACTCCTCCAACGGACACTCTCCCTCGGACACCTCCCCCAGCCCCGTCAAGAGAAAGAAGAAGCCCGGGGCCGTCAACTGTCACAGCAAAGACCAG TCAGAGCTAAGACATGGTCCCTTTTACTATATGAAGCAGCCGGCACTCACCACAGACCCTGTTGATGTTGTGCCGCAGGACGGAAGGAATGACTTCTACTGCTGGCTGTGCCACCGCGAGGGCCAGGTGCTCTGCTGTGAGCTCTGCCCCAGGGTGTACCACGCCAAGTGCCTCAAACTACCAGCCGAGCCCGAGGGCGACTGGTTCTGTCCAGAGTGTGAG AAAATAACTGTCGCTGAATGCATCGAAACCCAGAGCAAGGCAATGACAATGCTGACAATAGACCAACTCTCCTACTTGCTCAAATTTGCACTTCAAAAGATTAAACAGCCTGGG ACTGAGCCTTTTCAGAAACCTGTGGCTCTGGAACAGCACCCGGATTATGCAGAGTACATTTTCCACCCCATGGACCTGTCTACTTTAGAAAAG AatatcaaaaagaaaatgtatggcTGCACTGAGGCCTTTCTTGCTGACATGAAATGGATCTTACACAATTGCATCATCTACAATGGAG gtaaTCACAAATTAACAGCGACGGCAAAAGTCATCGTCAAGATTTGCGAACATGAG atGAATGAGATTGAGGTGTGTCCAGAGTGCTACCTGTCTTCATGCCAAAAAAGGGACAACTGGTTTTGTGAGCCATGT AGTCAACCCCACCCTCTGGTCTGGGCTAAGCTAAAGGGCTTTCCCTTCTGGCCAGCAAAAGCACTTCGGGACAAGGACGGACAGGTAGACGCACGCTTCTTTGGGCAACATGACAG GGCCTGGGTCCCTATCAACAACTGCTACCTCATGTCCAAAGAGATCCCTTTCTCCgtgaagaagacaaagagcATTTTCAACAGCGCCATGCAAGAGATGGAGGTTTACGTGGAGAACATTCGCAAGAAATTTGGGGTATTCAACTATGCACCGTTCCGCACTCCCTTCACGCCCAACAACCAGCTCCAGATGCTACTGGACCCCTCCAACCCCAGTGCCGGGACCGTGAAAACGGAGAAACTGGATAAACTTCGCTTCAACTTCGATATAACCGCGTCTCCGAAGATGGTCCTCGGCAAGAGTTCCACGCCCAGTGGCATGAGTCGGAGGGTCTCGTTGACGGACATGCCTCGGTCTCCCATGAGCACCAACTCCTCGATTCACACGGGGTCCGATGGGGAGCAGGATATGGAAAAGCCCGGCAGGAATCCTGCCTTCCACTACAGCACTGGAGAGGAATCGATGGACTGCACTG CATCTCCAGTCTCCGGGAAGATGGGTTCTTCAGGCAACGCGGCAGGCAGCCCGAAGCCCTTCAACCCCGGACTGGTCCCCAAGCAGGAGAGGACCGCAGGCACAGGCGGCATCCTCAATCTCAACCTGG ATCGGGTGAAGGCTGAGATGGATCTGAAGGAGCTGAGTGAGACcgtgcaacaacaacagcagcaacatcagCAACAACAAGGAGCGTCGGCTTCCCTTCCCACCCCAAAGAGACACATCAGGAGCCTGGACAAGACGATTGAGAGCTGCAAGGCACAGCTCG GGATAGACGAGATCTCTGAAGACGTGTACAAAGGTGTGGATCACAGCGACTCTGACGACTCTGAGAAATCGGACTCGAGTGACAGCGAGTATCTCAGCGACGAGGAACACAAGCCAAAGAGCTCCGTCCAGGACGACCAGGACAAAGCGGATAGAAAAAGGCCCAAAGCGAACGCGGATGGAGAGAATAAGGAGGGAGTTCCAGGGAAAGCGGATAAACCCACCCCTGAACTTCTGCAGGGCGCCAGCGGCCCTGAAAGGGGCCTCCAGGACAAGCCCAGGACGCCCCAGTTGCAGCCCCTCGCTGACAAACCCAAAGCCCAAGATGAGGGCAGGgcagcagccgccgccgccgctgctgccaCATCGGCGGCTGAGCAGGACTCTGATTCTGAAAGAGAGCTGGTGATCGACCTGGGCGACGAACATGGAGGCCGTGACTCAAAGAGGGCGAGAAGAGAACCGCCGGGAGCTTCCGCGGCGAAAACTCTCAAAGAGCCCGGTGTTGCCAAGCTGGAAG GTAAACTGccttcctctgcagcagcagctgctccatCACGTGAATCCGCCCCTAACCTGAAGGACACTTTGCAACCCGCCATCACAGCAGCCATCAACCTTGTTTCCACCGCAGCTTCCGGCCAGCCCAGTGGCACCACAGCCACCGGCGGATCCACCAGCAGCGCACCCTCTCCCGCCTCGGTCTCCGCAACATCCCCAATCCCCGCGGCTGTAAAGAAACAGCGCCCTCTACTGCCCAAAGAGACGGCTCAGGCCGTGCAGCGGGCGGTGGTTTGGAATCCAACCAAATTTCAGACCTCCTCCCAGAAGTGGCACATGCAGAAGgtgcagcggcagcagcagcatggagATCAGTCACCAGTGGAGACGCCGGCCCAGAGTCCGGGGCCTCAGCAGCTGCAGTCCCAACAGCAGAACTCCTCCAGTACCCGCTATCAGACCAGACAAGCTGCCAAGG TGCAAAAGGACGTGCCTCAGAGTACTTCCTCCTCAACAGCTGCCCAGGTCACATCTGGCAGCTCCTCGTCAGGAGACGTGCAGATCCCCACAGGCTCAGCAGAGGTGGCTGCGGATATCACCAAGTACACAAATAAA ATTATGGACACGATAAAAGGGACAATGACTGAAATCTACAACGATCTTTCAAAAAACACATCAGGAAACACAATTGCGGAG ATTCGCCGGCTAAGGATAGAGATTGAGAAGCTCCAGTGGCTGCATCAACAAGAGTTATCGGAGATGAAGCACAATCTTG AACTGACGATTGCAGAGATGAGGCAGAGCCTGGAGCAGGAAAGGGAACGCTTGGTGGCCGAGGTGAAAAAGCAGACGGAGGTGGAAAAGCAGCAGGCGGTGGACGAGACCAAAAAGAAACAGTGGTGCGCTAATTGCAGGAAGGAGGCCATCTTCTATTGCTGCTGGAATACCAGTTACTGTGATTACCCCTGCCAGCAAGCCCACTGGCCAGAACACATGAAGTCCTGCACACAGTCAG CCACAGCTTCTTCGCAGCAGGAGCCAGAAGCGGATTCCAACGCGAGCCCTTCAGTCAAGTCATCGAGCCCCTCTCTCGCCAAGCAGATCCCGACCCCTGCAGCGGGACCCTTATCAGACAAAAGCAACTCTCCCACGTGCATTGACAAGAGCAAGGACGGTGCTGGCGTTACCGTGGTGACCTAA
- the LOC117733742 gene encoding protein kinase C-binding protein 1-like isoform X8: MEASVRSKVPDPPGSAERTAAPQKRKVSSPTHSSNGHSPSDTSPSPVKRKKKPGAVNCHSKDQKITVAECIETQSKAMTMLTIDQLSYLLKFALQKIKQPGTEPFQKPVALEQHPDYAEYIFHPMDLSTLEKNIKKKMYGCTEAFLADMKWILHNCIIYNGGNHKLTATAKVIVKICEHEMNEIEVCPECYLSSCQKRDNWFCEPCSQPHPLVWAKLKGFPFWPAKALRDKDGQVDARFFGQHDRAWVPINNCYLMSKEIPFSVKKTKSIFNSAMQEMEVYVENIRKKFGVFNYAPFRTPFTPNNQLQMLLDPSNPSAGTVKTEKLDKLRFNFDITASPKMVLGKSSTPSGMSRRVSLTDMPRSPMSTNSSIHTGSDGEQDMEKPGRNPAFHYSTGEESMDCTASPVSGKMGSSGNAAGSPKPFNPGLVPKQERTAGTGGILNLNLDRVKAEMDLKELSETVQQQQQQHQQQQGASASLPTPKRHIRSLDKTIESCKAQLGIDEISEDVYKGVDHSDSDDSEKSDSSDSEYLSDEEHKPKSSVQDDQDKADRKRPKANADGENKEGVPGKADKPTPELLQGASGPERGLQDKPRTPQLQPLADKPKAQDEGRAAAAAAAAATSAAEQDSDSERELVIDLGDEHGGRDSKRARREPPGASAAKTLKEPGVAKLEGKLPSSAAAAAPSRESAPNLKDTLQPAITAAINLVSTAASGQPSGTTATGGSTSSAPSPASVSATSPIPAAVKKQRPLLPKETAQAVQRAVVWNPTKFQTSSQKWHMQKVQRQQQHGDQSPVETPAQSPGPQQLQSQQQNSSSTRYQTRQAAKVQKDVPQSTSSSTAAQVTSGSSSSGDVQIPTGSAEVAADITKYTNKIMDTIKGTMTEIYNDLSKNTSGNTIAEIRRLRIEIEKLQWLHQQELSEMKHNLELTIAEMRQSLEQERERLVAEVKKQTEVEKQQAVDETKKKQWCANCRKEAIFYCCWNTSYCDYPCQQAHWPEHMKSCTQSATASSQQEPEADSNASPSVKSSSPSLAKQIPTPAAGPLSDKSNSPTCIDKSKDGAGVTVVT, from the exons ATGGAGGCGTCTGTACGATCCAAAG TCCCTGATCCACCGGGGTCAGCGGAACGAACCGCGGCACCACAGAAGAGAAAGGTGTCCAGTCCCACCCACTCCTCCAACGGACACTCTCCCTCGGACACCTCCCCCAGCCCCGTCAAGAGAAAGAAGAAGCCCGGGGCCGTCAACTGTCACAGCAAAGACCAG AAAATAACTGTCGCTGAATGCATCGAAACCCAGAGCAAGGCAATGACAATGCTGACAATAGACCAACTCTCCTACTTGCTCAAATTTGCACTTCAAAAGATTAAACAGCCTGGG ACTGAGCCTTTTCAGAAACCTGTGGCTCTGGAACAGCACCCGGATTATGCAGAGTACATTTTCCACCCCATGGACCTGTCTACTTTAGAAAAG AatatcaaaaagaaaatgtatggcTGCACTGAGGCCTTTCTTGCTGACATGAAATGGATCTTACACAATTGCATCATCTACAATGGAG gtaaTCACAAATTAACAGCGACGGCAAAAGTCATCGTCAAGATTTGCGAACATGAG atGAATGAGATTGAGGTGTGTCCAGAGTGCTACCTGTCTTCATGCCAAAAAAGGGACAACTGGTTTTGTGAGCCATGT AGTCAACCCCACCCTCTGGTCTGGGCTAAGCTAAAGGGCTTTCCCTTCTGGCCAGCAAAAGCACTTCGGGACAAGGACGGACAGGTAGACGCACGCTTCTTTGGGCAACATGACAG GGCCTGGGTCCCTATCAACAACTGCTACCTCATGTCCAAAGAGATCCCTTTCTCCgtgaagaagacaaagagcATTTTCAACAGCGCCATGCAAGAGATGGAGGTTTACGTGGAGAACATTCGCAAGAAATTTGGGGTATTCAACTATGCACCGTTCCGCACTCCCTTCACGCCCAACAACCAGCTCCAGATGCTACTGGACCCCTCCAACCCCAGTGCCGGGACCGTGAAAACGGAGAAACTGGATAAACTTCGCTTCAACTTCGATATAACCGCGTCTCCGAAGATGGTCCTCGGCAAGAGTTCCACGCCCAGTGGCATGAGTCGGAGGGTCTCGTTGACGGACATGCCTCGGTCTCCCATGAGCACCAACTCCTCGATTCACACGGGGTCCGATGGGGAGCAGGATATGGAAAAGCCCGGCAGGAATCCTGCCTTCCACTACAGCACTGGAGAGGAATCGATGGACTGCACTG CATCTCCAGTCTCCGGGAAGATGGGTTCTTCAGGCAACGCGGCAGGCAGCCCGAAGCCCTTCAACCCCGGACTGGTCCCCAAGCAGGAGAGGACCGCAGGCACAGGCGGCATCCTCAATCTCAACCTGG ATCGGGTGAAGGCTGAGATGGATCTGAAGGAGCTGAGTGAGACcgtgcaacaacaacagcagcaacatcagCAACAACAAGGAGCGTCGGCTTCCCTTCCCACCCCAAAGAGACACATCAGGAGCCTGGACAAGACGATTGAGAGCTGCAAGGCACAGCTCG GGATAGACGAGATCTCTGAAGACGTGTACAAAGGTGTGGATCACAGCGACTCTGACGACTCTGAGAAATCGGACTCGAGTGACAGCGAGTATCTCAGCGACGAGGAACACAAGCCAAAGAGCTCCGTCCAGGACGACCAGGACAAAGCGGATAGAAAAAGGCCCAAAGCGAACGCGGATGGAGAGAATAAGGAGGGAGTTCCAGGGAAAGCGGATAAACCCACCCCTGAACTTCTGCAGGGCGCCAGCGGCCCTGAAAGGGGCCTCCAGGACAAGCCCAGGACGCCCCAGTTGCAGCCCCTCGCTGACAAACCCAAAGCCCAAGATGAGGGCAGGgcagcagccgccgccgccgctgctgccaCATCGGCGGCTGAGCAGGACTCTGATTCTGAAAGAGAGCTGGTGATCGACCTGGGCGACGAACATGGAGGCCGTGACTCAAAGAGGGCGAGAAGAGAACCGCCGGGAGCTTCCGCGGCGAAAACTCTCAAAGAGCCCGGTGTTGCCAAGCTGGAAG GTAAACTGccttcctctgcagcagcagctgctccatCACGTGAATCCGCCCCTAACCTGAAGGACACTTTGCAACCCGCCATCACAGCAGCCATCAACCTTGTTTCCACCGCAGCTTCCGGCCAGCCCAGTGGCACCACAGCCACCGGCGGATCCACCAGCAGCGCACCCTCTCCCGCCTCGGTCTCCGCAACATCCCCAATCCCCGCGGCTGTAAAGAAACAGCGCCCTCTACTGCCCAAAGAGACGGCTCAGGCCGTGCAGCGGGCGGTGGTTTGGAATCCAACCAAATTTCAGACCTCCTCCCAGAAGTGGCACATGCAGAAGgtgcagcggcagcagcagcatggagATCAGTCACCAGTGGAGACGCCGGCCCAGAGTCCGGGGCCTCAGCAGCTGCAGTCCCAACAGCAGAACTCCTCCAGTACCCGCTATCAGACCAGACAAGCTGCCAAGG TGCAAAAGGACGTGCCTCAGAGTACTTCCTCCTCAACAGCTGCCCAGGTCACATCTGGCAGCTCCTCGTCAGGAGACGTGCAGATCCCCACAGGCTCAGCAGAGGTGGCTGCGGATATCACCAAGTACACAAATAAA ATTATGGACACGATAAAAGGGACAATGACTGAAATCTACAACGATCTTTCAAAAAACACATCAGGAAACACAATTGCGGAG ATTCGCCGGCTAAGGATAGAGATTGAGAAGCTCCAGTGGCTGCATCAACAAGAGTTATCGGAGATGAAGCACAATCTTG AACTGACGATTGCAGAGATGAGGCAGAGCCTGGAGCAGGAAAGGGAACGCTTGGTGGCCGAGGTGAAAAAGCAGACGGAGGTGGAAAAGCAGCAGGCGGTGGACGAGACCAAAAAGAAACAGTGGTGCGCTAATTGCAGGAAGGAGGCCATCTTCTATTGCTGCTGGAATACCAGTTACTGTGATTACCCCTGCCAGCAAGCCCACTGGCCAGAACACATGAAGTCCTGCACACAGTCAG CCACAGCTTCTTCGCAGCAGGAGCCAGAAGCGGATTCCAACGCGAGCCCTTCAGTCAAGTCATCGAGCCCCTCTCTCGCCAAGCAGATCCCGACCCCTGCAGCGGGACCCTTATCAGACAAAAGCAACTCTCCCACGTGCATTGACAAGAGCAAGGACGGTGCTGGCGTTACCGTGGTGACCTAA